The Rubrivirga sp. SAORIC476 genome contains a region encoding:
- a CDS encoding S8 family serine peptidase, protein MAAGNGRASDGLYTGVAPDADLVIVKFTTEGAAAHDGEPAEAPFYNPALLPAALDFVDAMATAEGKPVVILANFGSVGGPMDGTSTIARVIDERFGAGIPGRVFLTGSSDDGGVDNHAGGTVTQGETAEIRIRKGHAGALRLNLWYPASDRFTVEVVSPNGAVTGPYAPPANGARASGSGSGFVYYHNGDGVDFFGAASATREILIDFSGAAGTFTVRLTGTSVADGRFDASLNPSTLYSRPDNVFETYAEAGYTVWDAAAARDNLPVNSYVLQPTWTDVDGATQTYPGNDVGMGELWPGSGVGPTYDGRLGIAVSAPGQGNITPYAPRSIFATARYSVIRDGDAPYGVLGFVSGAAPVVTGIVALLLDADPTLDAAQVRAALEQTARTDAFTGVVPNTQWGYGKVDAYAATALVRGGTADEPDARSGGLSLTTAPNPAHGGTTVTLTLDAPSSASVTLSDLLGRRVGVLHEGPLGAGAHRIAADLSGLPAGVYLVRVEAGGAVVARTVTVVR, encoded by the coding sequence ATCGCGGCGGGCAACGGGCGCGCCAGCGACGGCCTCTACACCGGGGTCGCCCCCGACGCCGACCTCGTGATCGTCAAGTTCACGACCGAGGGCGCGGCGGCCCACGACGGCGAGCCTGCCGAGGCGCCGTTCTACAATCCCGCGCTGCTCCCCGCCGCGCTCGACTTCGTGGACGCGATGGCGACGGCCGAGGGCAAGCCCGTTGTGATCCTCGCCAACTTCGGGTCGGTCGGCGGCCCGATGGACGGCACCAGCACGATCGCGCGGGTCATCGACGAGCGGTTCGGGGCGGGCATCCCCGGGCGCGTCTTCCTGACCGGATCGAGCGACGACGGCGGCGTCGACAACCACGCGGGCGGGACCGTCACGCAGGGCGAGACGGCCGAGATTCGCATCCGGAAGGGTCACGCGGGCGCGCTCCGCCTGAACCTCTGGTACCCGGCCTCGGACCGGTTCACCGTCGAGGTGGTCTCCCCGAACGGAGCGGTCACCGGCCCCTACGCCCCGCCCGCGAACGGGGCCCGCGCGAGCGGCTCCGGCTCCGGCTTCGTCTACTACCACAACGGCGACGGCGTCGACTTCTTCGGCGCTGCCAGCGCCACGCGCGAGATCCTGATCGACTTCAGCGGCGCGGCCGGCACCTTCACCGTCCGCCTCACCGGCACGTCCGTCGCCGACGGCCGCTTCGACGCCTCGCTCAATCCCTCGACCCTCTACAGCCGTCCGGACAACGTCTTCGAGACGTACGCCGAGGCGGGCTACACCGTCTGGGACGCCGCCGCAGCACGCGACAACCTGCCCGTCAACTCGTACGTCCTCCAGCCGACGTGGACCGACGTGGATGGCGCCACGCAGACCTACCCCGGCAACGATGTCGGCATGGGCGAGCTCTGGCCCGGCAGCGGCGTCGGCCCGACCTACGACGGCCGCCTCGGCATCGCGGTGAGCGCCCCTGGCCAGGGCAACATCACGCCGTACGCGCCCCGCTCCATCTTCGCGACCGCCCGCTACAGTGTGATCCGGGACGGTGACGCACCCTACGGGGTGCTCGGCTTCGTGAGCGGCGCGGCGCCGGTCGTGACCGGCATCGTGGCGCTGCTGCTCGACGCCGACCCCACCCTCGACGCGGCTCAGGTCCGCGCTGCGCTCGAACAGACGGCCCGCACAGACGCCTTCACGGGCGTCGTCCCGAATACACAGTGGGGCTACGGCAAGGTCGACGCCTACGCCGCCACCGCCCTCGTCCGCGGCGGCACGGCTGACGAGCCAGATGCCCGGTCCGGCGGCCTGTCGCTGACGACGGCGCCCAACCCAGCGCACGGCGGCACCACGGTGACGCTCACGCTCGACGCGCCCTCCTCCGCCTCGGTGACGCTGTCGGACCTGCTGGGCCGCCGCGTGGGGGTCCTTCACGAGGGGCCGCTGGGCGCCGGGGCTCACCGGATCGCAGCCGACCTGTCGGGGCTGCCCGCCGGAGTCTACCTCGTTCGCGTCGAGGCGGGCGGGGCCGTGGTGGCACGGACGGTGACGGTCGTGCGGTAG
- a CDS encoding right-handed parallel beta-helix repeat-containing protein, which translates to MRLSLFLLAAFALVLPAQAAIIHVDSGTDNGVGCTLREALRAARDDAPFGGCTTGSSGVDTILLDVPAITLFSTLNIESTVVINGNTSGLTTIEQTQTNANVFFVNSIVEAFEFVDLRVTGGEGPSGAGVLMGGSTLGIFRNSTFEGNTASERGGAIAAFFDASLLISNTTFIDNRALGSPAQSSWTGGGAIYFDGDTADINNSTFTSNRALTGNGGGAIYANTSTAVGVTGSLFTTNRTRNEGGAILSDGLLILSNTTFDGNTALDGISLGGAVAARAGADIDDSTFLNNSADTGGGVYCADSLELTGVLFDGNRAVGEALGDGGAGVYCAGTDITVEGGEFVGNRAFGVRGVGGGVFLNGGSLVVSGGTAFRLNRAQRGGGAIDVQGDALVTISQASLTENVVSGGPGDGGAIRAVGADAEVYLTGLQFSDNEAKGSGGAVWAGEGARLDVFGGEFANNFARGQAEGEGGGAIAVTGVGGPVLIRNATFTRNEAKGLRGVGGAIVVDEATVQFRSLAMLFNRGNSGGGGLAILDGGTVDWVSDAPGVTLSTVLGNTTGRAPGHGGGIYIPGDGSLSISEARIADNEAWNQGGALWASGTSDVTLFDVWVEGNAARREGGGIYLASGGANDFTVTQALFEGNSTPQRGGGFFAATDARAAIRNTTFTANTARLGAAAFSTDAVLQFDSATIAGNTAEVGGGGLGNTDGPTRPVRLKNTIVADNAPNDLQGRFGSDGDNMIGTSPSPVQFDAQPSDFLATDPLLLALADNGGFTKTMALASGSPAVNAGSTTLQFDQRGYVRTFPITDTDDIGAFEQGSIPPSAQIASGAETAPVARAAADASDAEPVRLGAVTPNPVAGRSRVTFSVAEAQPVTVSLVDMMGRRVRSLYDGTPTAGEPVQVTIEAAGLASGVYVIVLNGETVRATRRVSIVR; encoded by the coding sequence ATGCGACTCTCCCTCTTCCTCCTCGCCGCGTTCGCGCTGGTGCTCCCGGCCCAGGCGGCCATCATCCACGTCGACTCTGGCACGGACAACGGCGTCGGGTGCACGCTACGCGAGGCCCTGCGCGCGGCACGCGACGACGCCCCTTTCGGCGGCTGCACGACGGGCTCGTCGGGGGTCGACACAATCCTGCTGGACGTGCCGGCCATCACCCTCTTCTCGACGCTCAACATCGAGAGCACCGTCGTCATCAACGGCAACACCAGCGGGCTGACCACCATCGAGCAGACGCAGACGAACGCCAACGTCTTCTTCGTCAACTCCATCGTTGAGGCGTTCGAGTTCGTCGACCTCCGCGTGACCGGCGGCGAGGGACCCTCGGGCGCCGGCGTGCTCATGGGCGGCTCCACGCTGGGCATTTTCCGGAACTCGACCTTCGAGGGCAACACCGCCTCGGAGAGAGGCGGAGCCATCGCGGCGTTCTTCGACGCGAGTCTTCTCATCAGCAACACGACGTTCATCGACAACCGGGCGCTCGGGTCCCCCGCGCAGTCCTCCTGGACGGGTGGGGGCGCCATCTATTTCGACGGGGACACCGCCGACATCAACAACAGCACCTTCACCAGCAATCGAGCCCTGACGGGCAACGGTGGCGGGGCGATCTACGCGAATACATCCACAGCCGTCGGGGTCACGGGTTCGCTGTTCACGACCAACCGCACCAGGAACGAGGGGGGGGCGATCCTGTCGGACGGGCTCCTCATCCTCTCGAACACCACGTTCGACGGCAACACGGCGCTGGACGGCATCAGCCTGGGCGGGGCAGTCGCCGCGCGTGCCGGGGCCGACATCGATGACAGCACCTTCCTCAACAACTCGGCGGATACCGGAGGGGGCGTGTACTGCGCGGACTCCCTGGAACTGACCGGCGTGTTGTTCGACGGCAACCGGGCCGTCGGTGAGGCGCTCGGAGACGGCGGCGCCGGTGTTTACTGTGCCGGGACCGACATCACCGTCGAGGGCGGCGAGTTCGTCGGCAACCGGGCGTTCGGGGTCCGCGGCGTCGGCGGCGGCGTGTTCCTGAACGGGGGGTCCCTGGTGGTCAGCGGGGGGACGGCCTTCCGTCTGAACCGGGCGCAGCGAGGCGGCGGCGCCATCGACGTCCAGGGCGACGCGCTGGTCACGATCTCGCAGGCGAGCCTGACCGAGAACGTGGTGTCGGGCGGCCCGGGCGACGGGGGCGCCATCCGTGCCGTGGGGGCAGATGCGGAGGTCTACCTCACGGGACTCCAGTTCTCGGACAACGAGGCGAAGGGCTCCGGCGGCGCCGTGTGGGCCGGCGAGGGGGCCCGCCTCGACGTGTTCGGCGGGGAGTTCGCGAACAACTTCGCCCGCGGCCAGGCCGAGGGGGAGGGCGGCGGTGCGATCGCCGTCACGGGCGTCGGCGGGCCGGTGCTGATCCGCAACGCGACGTTCACGCGCAACGAGGCGAAGGGCCTCCGCGGCGTCGGCGGCGCGATCGTGGTGGACGAGGCGACGGTCCAATTCCGGTCGCTCGCCATGCTCTTCAATCGCGGCAACAGCGGCGGCGGCGGCCTCGCGATCCTCGACGGCGGAACGGTCGACTGGGTCTCAGACGCACCGGGTGTGACGCTGAGCACCGTCCTCGGCAACACGACCGGCCGCGCGCCGGGCCACGGCGGCGGCATCTACATCCCCGGCGACGGCTCGCTGTCGATCTCGGAGGCGCGGATCGCGGACAATGAGGCCTGGAACCAGGGCGGCGCGCTCTGGGCGTCGGGCACGAGCGACGTGACGCTCTTCGATGTCTGGGTCGAGGGCAACGCCGCCCGGCGCGAGGGCGGCGGGATCTACCTCGCGAGCGGTGGGGCCAACGACTTTACGGTGACGCAGGCGCTCTTCGAAGGCAACAGCACGCCTCAGCGCGGCGGCGGGTTCTTCGCGGCGACGGACGCGCGCGCGGCGATCCGCAACACGACGTTCACCGCCAACACGGCCCGTCTCGGAGCGGCGGCCTTCTCGACCGACGCCGTGCTCCAGTTCGACAGCGCGACCATCGCGGGCAACACGGCCGAGGTGGGCGGGGGCGGCCTGGGCAACACCGACGGCCCCACGCGGCCGGTCCGCCTGAAGAACACGATCGTGGCCGACAACGCTCCGAACGACCTCCAGGGACGGTTCGGGTCGGACGGAGACAACATGATCGGGACGTCGCCGTCCCCGGTCCAGTTCGACGCCCAGCCGAGCGACTTCCTCGCGACCGATCCGTTGCTCCTGGCGCTCGCCGACAACGGCGGCTTCACCAAGACGATGGCACTCGCCTCCGGCAGCCCGGCCGTCAACGCAGGAAGCACGACGCTCCAGTTCGACCAGCGGGGCTACGTCCGCACGTTCCCCATCACGGACACGGACGACATCGGCGCCTTCGAGCAGGGCTCGATCCCCCCGTCGGCGCAGATCGCGTCCGGCGCGGAGACGGCGCCCGTCGCGCGGGCCGCGGCGGATGCCAGCGACGCCGAGCCCGTCCGCCTCGGTGCGGTGACGCCCAACCCCGTCGCCGGGCGCAGCCGGGTCACGTTCTCGGTCGCCGAGGCGCAGCCCGTGACCGTGTCGCTGGTCGACATGATGGGCCGCCGCGTGCGCTCGCTCTACGACGGCACGCCGACGGCCGGTGAGCCGGTGCAGGTGACCATCGAGGCGGCCGGTCTCGCATCGGGCGTCTACGTGATCGTGCTGAACGGGGAGACCGTCCGCGCGACGCGCCGGGTCAGCATCGTCCGGTAG
- a CDS encoding ECF-type sigma factor, with amino-acid sequence MSVAPASGPVTRLLIDGADTPDLVDRLLPLVYDELRHLARRHLQREHGPATLHTTELVHEAYVKLVGGSRVPSESKAHFFGAAARAMRQVLVDRARARSAQKRPPADGRVTVDGLQLADAVQAEAADVLALHDALTRLAEVDARAAQVVELRYFGGLTVDEAAEVLGVTGRTVKRDWQAARAWLYRALDDPAHG; translated from the coding sequence ATGTCCGTCGCGCCCGCCTCCGGTCCCGTCACCCGCCTCCTGATCGACGGCGCCGACACCCCCGACCTCGTCGACCGCCTGCTGCCGCTCGTCTACGACGAGTTGCGGCATCTCGCCCGGCGGCACCTCCAGCGCGAGCACGGCCCGGCGACGCTCCACACGACGGAGCTGGTCCACGAGGCCTACGTCAAGCTGGTCGGCGGAAGCCGGGTCCCGTCTGAGAGCAAGGCCCACTTCTTCGGCGCGGCCGCCCGAGCGATGCGCCAGGTGCTCGTCGACCGCGCCCGCGCACGGTCCGCCCAGAAACGCCCGCCGGCCGACGGCCGCGTCACCGTCGACGGCCTCCAGCTGGCCGACGCCGTCCAGGCCGAAGCGGCCGACGTGCTCGCGCTCCACGACGCGCTCACCCGGCTCGCCGAGGTGGACGCCCGCGCGGCGCAGGTCGTCGAACTCCGCTACTTCGGCGGCCTCACCGTCGACGAGGCCGCGGAGGTGCTCGGGGTCACGGGACGGACGGTCAAGCGCGACTGGCAGGCCGCCCGCGCCTGGCTCTACCGCGCGCTCGATGACCCGGCCCACGGCTGA
- a CDS encoding serine/threonine-protein kinase, with protein MPAPDPTLWTAARRILDLLDDLPPEADRDAHAREACQRDDGTLNDALYTEVCESLAAEDASDASGFLATDAAQAAAHLLAAGGVEAVGRRVGPWEIGGLLGEGGMGAVYRAHRADGAYAQEVALKVIGRGLAPPSLLDRFRRERQILAGLSHPNVARLLDGGVSDEGQPYFAMELVDGEPITAYVARLGLDTDARLRLMRQVCDAVAYAHRRLIVHRDLKPSNVLVTEDDDGAPRAVLLDFGIAKLLDADADASRTAALLTPDYAAPEQLAGDEITTAADVYALGLLLYEVLAEQRPHADAGASPTERLRAMAALPPPPSALAGRRPSDLDAVVLKALAPEPERRYVSADALGDDIDHAVAGLPVTARRPTTAYRMGTFVRRHPLGVAVATAFVTVLIGFSALTTVQARRLADERDRAEAEAATTQAVSDFVLGLFRASNPGESRGVETTAGELLARGVERTARLDGAPEVKAEVLRTLGTVQMQLGDFEHAHTVLTDALALARQHSSPRDLVLTLNVLAALEWRRRAIAPSEALAREAIALADATPTLPDSLRLAPRIQLAIAHISREEYDRAEPLLTSGREASDRLRAGHPLQLAILNNLGMVYRGQGDLERAEAVARDVLALRRQVQGDDHPDTASALRSVGIVLEDRGQTEEAALLIREALAIQRRVLPRPHRNTIDTIKLLARFVSPAEAVLLLRDAVEQVEMLYPPDHPSIAGARRALAEAEARVR; from the coding sequence ATGCCCGCCCCTGACCCGACGCTCTGGACTGCCGCCCGGCGCATCCTGGACCTCCTGGACGACTTGCCTCCCGAGGCGGATCGAGACGCCCACGCCCGGGAGGCCTGCCAGCGCGATGACGGGACGCTGAACGACGCACTCTACACGGAGGTCTGCGAGAGCCTCGCCGCCGAGGACGCCTCCGACGCGTCGGGATTCCTCGCCACCGACGCCGCCCAGGCGGCGGCGCACCTGCTGGCAGCGGGCGGTGTCGAGGCCGTCGGGCGCCGCGTCGGCCCGTGGGAGATCGGCGGCCTGCTGGGCGAGGGCGGCATGGGCGCGGTCTACCGCGCCCACCGGGCCGACGGAGCCTACGCGCAGGAGGTGGCCCTCAAGGTGATCGGCCGCGGGCTCGCGCCTCCTTCGCTCCTCGACCGGTTCCGCCGCGAGCGCCAGATCCTGGCCGGGCTCAGCCACCCGAACGTCGCGCGTCTCCTCGACGGCGGCGTCAGCGACGAGGGGCAGCCGTACTTCGCGATGGAGCTGGTGGACGGCGAGCCGATCACGGCCTACGTCGCCCGCCTCGGTCTCGACACCGACGCTCGCCTCCGGCTCATGCGACAGGTCTGCGACGCGGTCGCCTACGCGCACCGGCGGCTGATCGTCCACCGCGACCTCAAGCCGTCGAACGTGCTCGTCACCGAGGACGACGACGGGGCGCCACGGGCTGTCCTGCTCGACTTCGGCATCGCCAAGCTGCTCGACGCCGACGCCGACGCCTCCCGGACCGCGGCGCTGCTCACGCCCGACTACGCCGCCCCGGAGCAGCTCGCCGGCGACGAGATCACGACGGCGGCCGATGTCTACGCACTCGGCCTTCTGCTCTACGAGGTTCTGGCCGAACAGCGCCCGCATGCCGACGCCGGGGCGTCTCCGACAGAGCGGCTCCGGGCGATGGCCGCCCTCCCCCCGCCACCGTCCGCGCTCGCGGGACGCCGCCCGAGCGACCTGGACGCCGTCGTGCTGAAGGCCCTCGCCCCCGAGCCCGAGCGGCGCTACGTCTCTGCCGACGCGCTCGGCGACGACATCGACCACGCGGTCGCGGGCCTGCCCGTAACGGCGCGACGGCCCACGACCGCGTACCGCATGGGCACGTTTGTCCGCCGACACCCGCTCGGGGTCGCCGTGGCGACGGCGTTCGTGACCGTGCTGATCGGCTTCAGCGCCCTCACCACCGTCCAGGCGCGGCGGCTGGCGGACGAACGCGACCGCGCCGAGGCGGAGGCCGCCACCACGCAGGCCGTGAGCGACTTCGTGCTCGGCCTGTTCCGCGCCTCGAATCCCGGCGAGTCGCGCGGCGTCGAGACGACGGCCGGCGAACTGCTCGCCCGCGGCGTCGAGCGCACCGCCCGTCTCGACGGTGCCCCCGAGGTCAAGGCCGAGGTGCTCCGCACCCTGGGCACCGTCCAGATGCAGTTGGGCGACTTCGAGCACGCCCACACGGTCCTCACCGACGCCCTCGCATTGGCGCGGCAGCACAGCAGCCCCAGAGACCTCGTGCTCACGCTCAACGTCCTCGCGGCGCTCGAATGGCGGCGGCGGGCCATCGCACCGTCTGAAGCGCTCGCCCGCGAGGCCATCGCGCTGGCCGACGCCACGCCCACGCTGCCCGACTCCCTCCGCCTCGCCCCTCGGATCCAGCTCGCGATCGCCCACATCTCTCGTGAGGAGTACGACAGGGCCGAACCGTTGCTCACGTCGGGCCGGGAAGCCTCGGACCGCTTGCGCGCGGGCCACCCGCTCCAACTGGCGATCCTCAACAACCTCGGCATGGTGTACCGCGGCCAGGGCGACCTCGAGCGCGCGGAGGCGGTAGCGCGCGACGTGCTCGCCCTCCGCCGCCAGGTCCAGGGCGACGACCACCCCGACACGGCGTCTGCGCTCCGGAGTGTCGGCATCGTCCTCGAGGATCGGGGGCAGACAGAGGAGGCGGCCCTCCTCATTCGCGAAGCGCTCGCCATCCAGCGGCGGGTTCTGCCCCGGCCCCACCGCAACACCATCGACACCATCAAGCTGTTGGCGCGCTTCGTTTCACCTGCCGAGGCCGTCCTGCTTCTCCGCGACGCAGTCGAGCAGGTCGAGATGCTGTACCCCCCCGATCATCCCTCGATCGCCGGTGCGCGCCGCGCGCTGGCAGAAGCGGAGGCCCGTGTCCGGTAG
- a CDS encoding ELWxxDGT repeat protein, giving the protein MYRFFLTAALICTGCLPATEAQTLIDLVPGPEGSFPADFAEAGEVTVFSGIHPDLGRELWVTDGTPDGSRLLRDIRPGSVTSSLTNFVSWDGRAYFYAIDDTGRHLWVSDGTEQGTHKVVASGGPAPQSLIENAIAGGLLFFPGNTPTTGVELWATDGTEAGTRLVRNIVPGSGDSSPRQLRALGDRVVFSADRGSSGRELWISDGTSGGTTLVKDINPGSADSDPGLFRAVGDRILFVASTPDEGEELWVTDGTEAGTQLVADINAGPADSEITGMVALDDRVLFTAFTADTGQELWTSDGTPGGTRLVRDISPGPTSSDEVLGFPTGRLGAGIVFAAATPDAGYEPWYSDGTAAGTYQLADVRPGSASGIPGFEAYQVLGDRLYFLASAKETGAELWQTDGTIGGTVLTLDLNPDSETGLAATSLRTSHGALIAAASDGSTGVELLVLREPAVTSRAFTGAGTYRFGTRVGATLEVAGGGAQGSARISAERFDAAPTSAGSIPEPYVVPTRWVVRLSAGTLSAATFRIDLSTVSGAPPTLKAYSRPVPGSGSFTALATTYESAADQLVVTGVEGLGEIVLASSEPTDREPDAEVRGLALATFPNPTSGVTTVALTLAAAGPTSVTLSDLLGRRVATLYEGPLGAGAHRIAADLSALPAGVYLVRAEAGGAVASRPLTVVR; this is encoded by the coding sequence ATGTACCGCTTCTTCCTGACAGCCGCGCTCATCTGCACAGGATGTCTGCCCGCGACGGAGGCACAGACCCTCATCGACCTCGTTCCGGGTCCCGAGGGTTCCTTCCCTGCCGACTTCGCCGAGGCGGGCGAGGTGACCGTCTTTTCGGGGATCCACCCGGACCTGGGCCGCGAACTGTGGGTGACCGACGGAACTCCTGACGGCTCGCGCCTCCTCCGCGACATCCGGCCCGGATCCGTAACGTCCTCTCTCACGAACTTCGTCTCGTGGGACGGGCGCGCCTACTTCTACGCCATCGACGACACCGGGCGGCATCTGTGGGTGTCGGACGGCACCGAGCAAGGGACGCACAAGGTCGTCGCGAGCGGCGGGCCGGCCCCGCAGAGTCTCATCGAGAACGCCATCGCGGGCGGCCTGCTGTTCTTCCCGGGCAACACCCCCACGACCGGCGTCGAGCTCTGGGCGACCGACGGGACCGAGGCGGGCACCCGTCTGGTGCGCAACATCGTGCCGGGATCCGGCGACTCGTCACCTCGCCAACTCCGCGCCCTCGGAGATCGCGTCGTGTTCTCGGCCGACCGGGGTTCCAGCGGTCGCGAGTTGTGGATCAGCGACGGGACGAGCGGCGGCACCACCCTCGTCAAAGACATCAACCCGGGGTCTGCAGACTCAGACCCGGGCTTGTTCCGGGCGGTCGGGGACCGAATCCTGTTCGTGGCCTCGACGCCGGATGAGGGCGAGGAGCTCTGGGTGACGGACGGGACGGAGGCGGGCACCCAGTTGGTCGCAGACATCAACGCCGGGCCTGCGGACAGTGAGATCACGGGGATGGTCGCGCTGGACGACCGCGTCCTCTTCACGGCGTTCACGGCGGACACGGGCCAGGAGCTCTGGACCAGCGACGGCACGCCCGGCGGCACGAGGCTGGTCCGGGACATCAGCCCCGGCCCGACGAGCAGCGACGAGGTTCTGGGATTCCCGACCGGAAGGCTCGGGGCCGGTATCGTGTTCGCCGCCGCCACGCCAGATGCCGGATACGAGCCCTGGTACAGCGACGGCACGGCGGCGGGGACCTATCAGCTGGCCGATGTCCGCCCGGGCAGCGCCAGCGGGATCCCCGGCTTCGAGGCCTATCAGGTGCTCGGCGACCGGCTCTACTTCCTCGCCTCCGCGAAGGAGACTGGCGCCGAGTTGTGGCAGACCGACGGCACCATCGGCGGGACGGTCCTCACCCTGGACCTGAACCCAGACTCGGAAACCGGCCTGGCCGCGACGAGCCTCCGCACCAGCCACGGCGCCTTGATCGCCGCCGCCTCGGACGGGTCGACCGGGGTCGAGCTCTTGGTGCTCCGGGAGCCGGCCGTCACCTCGCGCGCCTTCACGGGGGCTGGCACGTACCGGTTCGGAACCCGCGTCGGGGCGACGCTCGAGGTCGCGGGCGGGGGCGCCCAGGGCTCGGCTCGGATCTCTGCCGAGCGGTTCGACGCGGCGCCCACGAGTGCAGGCAGCATCCCAGAGCCATACGTCGTGCCGACGCGGTGGGTCGTCCGGCTCAGCGCGGGCACCCTCTCGGCGGCGACGTTCCGGATCGACCTGAGCACTGTCTCGGGCGCCCCGCCGACCTTGAAGGCTTACTCGCGGCCTGTCCCTGGCAGCGGGTCGTTTACCGCGCTCGCCACGACCTACGAGAGCGCCGCCGACCAGCTCGTGGTGACCGGAGTCGAGGGGCTCGGGGAGATCGTGCTGGCGAGCAGCGAGCCCACCGACCGCGAACCCGACGCCGAGGTCCGCGGCCTCGCCCTGGCGACGTTCCCCAACCCCACGTCGGGTGTGACCACCGTGGCGCTGACGCTGGCTGCCGCAGGCCCTACCTCGGTGACGCTGTCGGACCTGCTCGGCCGTCGCGTCGCCACTCTCTACGAAGGCCCCCTGGGCGCGGGCGCCCACCGGATCGCGGCCGACCTGTCGGCGCTGCCCGCCGGGGTCTACCTCGTCCGCGCCGAGGCGGGCGGAGCCGTGGCATCGCGGCCGCTGACGGTCGTGCGCTGA